A region of Vigna radiata var. radiata cultivar VC1973A chromosome 6, Vradiata_ver6, whole genome shotgun sequence DNA encodes the following proteins:
- the LOC106763508 gene encoding uncharacterized protein LOC106763508, which produces MRLFDRNPIRSDEQALKEEQKKGQGEEAYIAQEESDSEPLTLTATTSTVSSCSQDQLWYLDSGCSNHMTCHREWLVNFAETKKSRAKFANDSTSKVEEIGDVAVRRKNGSRAIINNVFFVPKMRCNLLSIGHLIQKGFTVVMGGFNKVELFDKNKNLILRSKISKSRTF; this is translated from the exons ATGAGGCTGTTTGACAGAAATCCAATCAGGAGTGATGAGCAGGCATTGAAG GAAGAGCAGAAGAAGGGTCAAGGAGAGGAGGCCTACATAGCTCAAGAAGAGTCTGATTCAGAACCCCTCACATTGACGGCAACTACATCTACAGTAAGTTCATGCTCTCAAGATCAATTGTGGTATTTGGATTCAGGATGTTCGAATCATATGACTTGTCATAGAGAATGGTTGGTGAATTTTGCTGAAACCAAGAAGAGTAGGGCGAAATTTGCTAATGACAGCACTTCGAAGGTAGAGGAAATTGGTGATGTTGCTGTCAGAAGGAAGAATGGCTCGCGTGCCATCATAAATAATGTGTTTTTTGTGCCTAAAATGAGATGTAATCTTCTGAGTATTGGCCACTTGATACAAAAGGGTTTTACAGTAGTAATGGGAGGCTTCAATAAGGTTGAGTTGtttgacaaaaacaaaaacctgATTTTGAGAAGCAAGATCTCGAAGAGTAGAACATTTTAG
- the LOC106763507 gene encoding uncharacterized protein LOC106763507: MLISLLKKFTKGRDLIRPGVTRFATAYLTLACLHELKASLLTMFSSEEWKTXKFGTSQEGRKVAHVVLDSRFWKNVSTCLKAAAPLMVVLRLVDSDVKPAMGFIYEEMDCAKEKIRSNFNNIKKSYEEVWRIIDARWDNQLHRPLHAAAYFLNPHFHYEPNFRSDDGGEVKEGXYFCMRRLXPXMAERRKINLQIVEFHNARGLFGMEDAKECRKELNPGEWWDMFGDGTPELKRFAIRILSLTCSSSGCERNWSSFEMVI; encoded by the exons ATGTTGATTTCcttattgaaaaagtttactaaaGGTAGAGACCTTATAAGACCAGGTGTGACTAGATTTGCCACGGCTTATTTAACTCTTGCTTGTCTTCATGAATTGAAGGCATCGTTGTTGACCATGTTCAGCTCTGAGGAATGGAAGACAANCAAGTTTGGAACTTCACAAGAGGGAAGAAAAGTAGCACATGTAGTATTAGATAGCCGATTTTGGAAGAATGTCTCCACATGCTTGAAAGCTGCNGCCCCTCTTATGGTTGTCTTAAGATTAGTGGACTCAGATGTAAAACCCGCAATGGGTTTCATTTATGAAGAGATGGACTGTGCAAAAGAAAAGATTAGGTCTAACTTTAACAACATCAAAAAGAg TTATGAAGAGGTTTGGAGAATAATTGATGCTCGATGGGATAATCAACTTCATAGGCCTTTGCATGCAGCTGCCTATTTTCTAAACCCTCATTTCCACTATGAACCTAACTTTAGATCTGATGATGGTGGAGAGGTGAAAGAAGGANTGTATTTTTGCATGAGAAGATTGNTACCAGANAtggcagaaagaagaaaaattaatttacaaattgttgaatttcataATGCTAGAGGATTGTTTGGAATGGAAGATGCAAAAGAATGTAGGAAAGAGTTAAATCCTGGGGAATGGTGGGACATGTTTGGTGATGGAACTCCGGAGTTGAAGCGGTTTGCTATTCGAATTCTAAGCTTGACTTGTAGTTCTTCTGGATGTGAGCGTAACTGGAGTTCATTTGAAatggtaatttaa